One genomic region from Microcystis panniformis FACHB-1757 encodes:
- a CDS encoding PIN domain-containing protein produces the protein MTELKNHSCFVDSNIWLYAFSTDKKEESKRILAKQLIKEKSIIISTQIINEVSCNLLKKHKLDEKQLFKLIVSFYRKYQVISSNSHFKK, from the coding sequence ATGACAGAACTTAAAAATCATAGTTGTTTTGTTGATTCTAATATTTGGCTTTATGCTTTTTCCACTGATAAAAAAGAAGAAAGTAAAAGAATATTGGCAAAACAATTAATTAAAGAAAAGTCCATAATTATCAGTACCCAAATAATTAATGAGGTTTCTTGTAATTTACTTAAAAAGCATAAGCTTGATGAAAAACAATTGTTTAAATTAATTGTTTCCTTTTATAGAAAATATCAAGTTATCTCCAGCAATTCTCATTTTAAAAAGTAA
- a CDS encoding Nif11-like leader peptide family natural product precursor, with protein sequence MSIEAVRQFNEIAKSDLEIQGSLELTTDVQSLMDLTVILASERGFSFTSEDLAEYYSEESRRLPDISLRNVMLLTKQYAFESDPDVCYRLPFLAREICRKLNS encoded by the coding sequence ATGTCTATCGAAGCCGTCAGACAGTTTAATGAAATTGCTAAGAGTGATCTAGAAATTCAAGGTAGTCTAGAACTAACAACAGATGTCCAAAGTTTAATGGATCTTACTGTCATACTGGCTTCTGAGAGAGGCTTCAGCTTTACCTCTGAAGATCTGGCAGAATACTACTCCGAAGAAAGTAGAAGACTTCCTGATATATCTCTCAGAAATGTGATGCTTTTAACTAAACAATATGCGTTCGAAAGCGACCCGGACGTTTGTTATCGATTGCCTTTCTTAGCTCGTGAAATCTGCCGAAAACTCAATTCTTAA
- a CDS encoding type II toxin-antitoxin system TacA family antitoxin has protein sequence MRTKPDKDLPQGTKIGNNARLEASITAEQKQLMEMAAFLRGQNLTEFMVSVLAEAAMQTIKDSQLVELTERDQFVFVEALLNPPAPSEQAQADAQWYKQMMNK, from the coding sequence ATGAGAACGAAACCAGATAAAGATTTACCCCAAGGGACTAAAATCGGCAACAATGCGCGGTTAGAGGCTTCCATAACAGCAGAGCAAAAGCAACTGATGGAGATGGCTGCCTTTTTACGGGGACAGAACTTGACTGAATTTATGGTGTCAGTTTTGGCTGAGGCAGCTATGCAAACGATCAAAGATAGCCAATTGGTAGAATTAACCGAACGCGATCAATTCGTTTTTGTCGAGGCCCTGTTAAATCCCCCCGCTCCCTCCGAGCAAGCTCAAGCAGACGCTCAATGGTATAAGCAAATGATGAATAAATAG
- a CDS encoding NACHT domain-containing protein, with protein MTGIETTIVTALTNNFIGQTIKSGWEGINKNELLNKDVGQLIKEGKYLFLREYTQRYWDRHGMIKVLKMSKPMDLESIYVNVKCLGNLVRDYYDENLENKYRESKQRRFNFRDDGKKDGLLLANQEQYLMVLGDPGIGKSTFLRKVGLEALKGKQGSYQHPLTPVLLELKNFKENEINIQALIEEEFKICGFPNVEKNISNKLEKGELLILLDGLDEVPTANVYNVIEKIQDFVDRHHKNRFILSCRTAARTHLQRFTDIEIVEFDDQQIQSFIEHWFSSELDRKNETAKNCWELLQKEEYKSAKELAHTPLLLTFLCLVYDENQSFPTNRSRLYQDALRILLEKWSAEKRLPNRGLVYENLSIEQEEILLSEIAYQNFVADKLFLEKREVVKQIKDHLKQNLNAPQHLDGEKVLKTIEIEQGILVERARDVYSFSHLTLQEYLTAQYIYDNDLIEEAVKNYVTETRWQEVFLLVAGLMRGKADKLLLAMEKEAHNYLTTPLGQKLVPILQWADEMTKDSVDSPIKPVGRRAIANYLVIANVFAYGIAIAYVPEIIHVIAINIATVITEILFTPDLIDEFVLLVNLLAQDRIVSKVNFYQLSADLEAFKQIIPDDKATKKERREFADQFLKMWNTAFNLTPELLNLSIQEIRKIDKHYFYINLLVLCCQKVAVNISPTVWQEIEERMLRVP; from the coding sequence ATGACAGGAATTGAAACAACCATTGTAACGGCATTGACTAATAATTTTATTGGCCAAACGATTAAATCGGGGTGGGAGGGTATTAATAAAAATGAGTTATTGAATAAAGATGTCGGGCAGCTTATCAAAGAAGGAAAGTATCTTTTTTTGCGGGAATATACTCAACGTTACTGGGATCGGCACGGCATGATTAAGGTTTTAAAAATGTCTAAGCCGATGGATTTGGAGTCAATTTATGTTAATGTCAAATGTTTAGGAAATTTAGTCAGGGATTATTATGATGAAAATTTAGAAAATAAATACCGTGAGAGTAAGCAGCGACGGTTTAACTTTAGGGATGATGGTAAAAAAGATGGTTTACTTTTGGCTAATCAAGAACAATATTTAATGGTACTTGGTGATCCTGGTATTGGTAAATCTACATTTTTGCGAAAAGTTGGGCTAGAAGCTCTCAAAGGAAAGCAAGGCAGTTATCAGCATCCTCTAACACCGGTTTTACTGGAGTTGAAAAACTTTAAAGAAAACGAGATTAATATTCAGGCATTAATTGAAGAGGAGTTTAAAATCTGTGGTTTTCCCAACGTGGAAAAAAATATTAGCAATAAACTAGAAAAAGGGGAATTACTAATTTTATTAGATGGTTTAGATGAAGTGCCAACAGCTAATGTTTATAATGTAATCGAGAAAATTCAAGATTTTGTAGATAGGCATCATAAAAATCGTTTTATTCTTTCCTGTCGTACTGCTGCTAGAACTCATCTTCAACGATTTACCGATATTGAAATTGTCGAATTTGATGATCAGCAAATTCAAAGTTTTATTGAACATTGGTTTAGTTCGGAATTAGATCGGAAAAATGAGACGGCTAAAAATTGTTGGGAACTGTTGCAAAAGGAGGAGTATAAAAGTGCAAAAGAGTTAGCCCATACACCGTTATTGTTGACTTTTTTGTGTTTGGTTTATGATGAAAATCAATCTTTTCCCACAAATCGCAGTCGCCTTTATCAAGATGCGTTAAGAATTTTATTGGAAAAATGGTCAGCCGAAAAACGTTTACCTAATCGCGGTTTAGTTTATGAAAATCTCAGTATTGAGCAAGAAGAAATTTTGCTATCTGAAATTGCTTATCAGAATTTTGTAGCAGATAAACTTTTTTTAGAAAAACGAGAAGTTGTTAAGCAAATTAAAGATCACCTTAAACAAAACTTAAATGCTCCGCAACATTTAGACGGCGAAAAAGTATTAAAAACCATTGAAATTGAACAGGGAATTTTAGTAGAGCGGGCGAGAGATGTCTATTCTTTTTCTCATTTAACCCTTCAGGAATACCTCACGGCTCAGTATATTTATGATAATGATTTGATTGAAGAAGCAGTTAAGAATTATGTAACAGAAACTCGTTGGCAAGAGGTCTTTTTGTTAGTGGCAGGGTTGATGCGAGGGAAAGCCGATAAATTGTTATTAGCAATGGAGAAAGAAGCCCATAATTATCTTACAACGCCCCTCGGTCAAAAATTAGTGCCGATTTTGCAATGGGCAGATGAGATGACTAAAGATTCTGTTGATAGTCCGATTAAACCTGTAGGAAGAAGAGCGATCGCCAATTATCTCGTCATCGCCAACGTCTTCGCCTACGGCATCGCCATCGCCTACGTCCCCGAGATCATCCACGTCATCGCCATCAACATCGCCACCGTCATCACCGAGATCCTCTTTACCCCCGACCTCATTGATGAGTTTGTCCTGTTAGTTAACTTATTGGCTCAGGATCGAATTGTTTCTAAGGTTAATTTTTACCAATTAAGCGCTGATTTAGAAGCTTTCAAACAAATTATTCCTGATGATAAAGCAACTAAAAAAGAACGTCGAGAATTTGCTGATCAATTCTTGAAAATGTGGAATACTGCTTTTAATTTAACGCCTGAATTACTGAATTTATCCATCCAAGAAATTCGCAAAATAGACAAGCATTATTTTTATATTAATCTCCTGGTTCTCTGCTGCCAAAAAGTGGCTGTTAATATTTCCCCTACCGTCTGGCAAGAAATCGAAGAACGAATGCTCCGCGTTCCTTAA
- a CDS encoding type II toxin-antitoxin system RelE family toxin, whose protein sequence is MTYKVRLTAKANKVYSEADPILKKKIAKCLKLLQETPKNHPQIKALKGEFAGKYRFRVGDYRVIYTVDDSQSQVIVLLIEHRSQAYRQ, encoded by the coding sequence ATGACTTATAAAGTCCGTTTGACAGCTAAAGCAAATAAAGTTTATTCTGAAGCGGATCCAATCTTAAAAAAGAAGATTGCTAAGTGTTTAAAACTCCTTCAAGAAACACCGAAAAATCACCCTCAAATTAAAGCATTAAAGGGAGAATTTGCTGGGAAGTATCGCTTCCGCGTTGGAGACTATCGGGTTATCTATACAGTTGATGATAGTCAGTCTCAAGTTATCGTCTTGCTGATTGAACATCGCAGTCAAGCTTACCGCCAATAA
- a CDS encoding M23 family metallopeptidase translates to MYPSSVILKLFLGKSLKKKLSLCSGLGLVIGGLLTLAPNAIANSAAGSETPVVENAAPTLKAPVIKENTNPAPRLAIPENHQTDMPTLAPRAGGKNNFIDTRNFNPPSSVVVTERRSGCQTIAQNGQLVGGSCNLAARSPRRQPVSTVAKPLPPVNLARVRLNPNPAVRVGRQPRNQPVIANNSLRRYAPTLVASSAPVRLAAPTVIPSQVVALNPPEWNGVKLALAPVTRAEVAAISEATTYERATRLSPTDSNQTQRTDLLFPLALPAQITSVFGWRNHPVTGNRAMHAGTDLGAPMGTPVLAAYAGEVATADWLGGYGLTVILRHLDGSQESRYAHLSEITVKPGEWVEQGAVIGRVGSTGLSTGPHLHFEWRHLTEQGWTAVDAGLHLELALDNLVQRMQMAAATDANQN, encoded by the coding sequence ATGTATCCTTCATCGGTGATATTGAAACTTTTTCTCGGAAAATCCTTAAAAAAGAAGTTGAGTTTATGCAGTGGTCTCGGTTTGGTGATTGGCGGTCTGCTCACTCTTGCTCCCAATGCGATCGCTAATTCCGCAGCTGGCAGCGAAACCCCGGTAGTGGAAAATGCCGCCCCGACTCTAAAAGCCCCCGTTATCAAAGAAAATACTAATCCCGCCCCCCGTCTGGCTATCCCCGAAAACCATCAAACCGATATGCCTACCCTTGCCCCCCGGGCCGGCGGTAAAAATAATTTTATCGATACCAGAAACTTTAACCCCCCCAGTTCCGTTGTCGTCACCGAGCGCCGCAGTGGTTGCCAAACCATCGCCCAAAATGGTCAACTGGTAGGAGGTAGCTGTAATCTGGCGGCCCGGTCCCCCCGTCGTCAGCCGGTCAGCACTGTGGCCAAACCCTTACCCCCGGTTAATCTGGCCCGGGTGCGTCTCAATCCTAATCCGGCCGTGCGAGTAGGACGGCAGCCCCGAAATCAGCCGGTTATCGCTAATAATTCCCTGCGTCGTTATGCCCCCACCCTCGTGGCCTCTAGCGCCCCGGTACGTCTGGCCGCCCCGACGGTGATTCCCAGTCAGGTGGTAGCCCTCAATCCCCCGGAATGGAATGGCGTAAAATTAGCTTTAGCCCCCGTGACTCGCGCAGAAGTGGCGGCCATCAGCGAAGCAACCACCTATGAGCGGGCCACCCGTTTAAGTCCCACGGATTCTAACCAAACTCAACGCACCGATTTACTCTTTCCCCTCGCTCTTCCTGCCCAAATTACCTCGGTTTTCGGGTGGCGAAATCATCCAGTCACCGGGAATCGGGCCATGCACGCGGGTACTGATTTAGGCGCACCGATGGGAACACCTGTATTAGCCGCCTACGCAGGGGAAGTGGCCACCGCCGACTGGTTGGGAGGTTACGGATTAACGGTGATTTTACGTCACCTCGATGGTAGTCAAGAATCTCGTTATGCCCACCTTTCGGAAATTACCGTCAAACCGGGAGAATGGGTGGAACAGGGCGCGGTTATCGGTCGTGTGGGTAGTACGGGACTTTCTACCGGTCCTCACCTACACTTTGAATGGCGACACCTAACCGAACAGGGTTGGACCGCCGTAGATGCCGGTTTACATCTAGAATTAGCCCTCGATAATCTGGTGCAGAGAATGCAAATGGCCGCAGCCACTGACGCTAATCAGAATTAA
- a CDS encoding biotin--[acetyl-CoA-carboxylase] ligase: protein MTKIHHFERLPSTNTKAWQLLESGEKPPFVVTASQQSAGRGQWGREWISEPGGLYLSLALNLDLEVDKSAHLVLATVWGIAHHLNCQEIPVKIKWPNDLVLLGRKLGGINLETRIQGQNIPQAVIGVGINWANPVPPTGINLQAFTGNKITSIAQLTSLTSDAILYGYEYYCHHGIKALLASYLELFANFGQKIAFEGYQGIITGVSDRGELKVKLTSDNASSEIYIPAGRVSLGYN, encoded by the coding sequence ATGACCAAAATCCATCACTTTGAGCGATTACCTTCCACTAATACTAAAGCATGGCAATTATTAGAGTCGGGGGAAAAGCCGCCTTTTGTGGTGACTGCTAGTCAACAAAGTGCCGGGAGGGGACAATGGGGACGGGAATGGATTTCTGAACCGGGAGGATTATATTTATCTTTGGCGTTAAATCTGGATTTAGAGGTGGATAAATCTGCCCATCTCGTTCTCGCTACAGTTTGGGGCATCGCTCATCACCTCAATTGTCAAGAAATACCCGTTAAAATCAAATGGCCGAACGATTTAGTCCTATTAGGGCGCAAACTAGGGGGAATTAACCTAGAAACCCGTATTCAGGGTCAAAACATCCCGCAAGCAGTCATCGGAGTGGGCATCAATTGGGCTAATCCCGTCCCCCCCACGGGTATTAATTTACAAGCTTTTACTGGCAATAAAATCACCTCGATCGCTCAGTTAACTTCTCTCACCAGCGATGCTATCCTATACGGCTATGAATATTACTGTCATCACGGCATAAAAGCCTTATTAGCCTCCTATTTAGAGCTTTTTGCCAATTTTGGTCAAAAGATAGCTTTTGAGGGCTATCAGGGCATAATAACGGGGGTAAGCGATCGAGGGGAACTAAAAGTTAAACTCACCTCGGACAATGCCAGTAGCGAAATCTATATACCGGCCGGTAGGGTCAGTCTCGGCTATAATTGA
- a CDS encoding histidine phosphatase family protein — MCLMLYFLRHGQTAYSKTGGYCGTPENDPGLTAEGIEMAEEFADVYRSLPWRAAYVSPLQRAIQTAKPLCEAVGLKLEIRQGLQEIGYGLWEGMHPNDIDHQYHDLYVRWLTDPAWNAPPNGERGIDIARRSAAVLEEIEHTHSDGNILIVSHKATIRIMLCSLMGIDVGRYRDRFEMPVAAVSIVELGSRGPLFHGIGLRSHLSEYLRSLPCT, encoded by the coding sequence ATGTGCTTGATGTTATATTTTCTGCGACACGGACAGACAGCCTATAGCAAAACGGGGGGATACTGTGGTACTCCAGAAAATGATCCCGGTTTGACTGCCGAAGGCATCGAAATGGCGGAGGAATTCGCCGATGTCTATCGTTCTTTACCTTGGCGCGCGGCCTATGTCAGTCCCCTCCAAAGAGCTATTCAAACCGCTAAACCTCTCTGTGAAGCGGTGGGACTGAAATTAGAAATCCGGCAGGGATTACAAGAGATCGGTTATGGTCTTTGGGAAGGAATGCACCCTAACGATATTGATCATCAATATCATGATCTCTATGTGCGTTGGTTGACGGATCCCGCTTGGAATGCTCCCCCCAACGGGGAAAGGGGCATCGATATCGCCCGTCGTTCCGCGGCCGTTTTGGAGGAAATTGAACACACCCACAGTGATGGCAATATCCTGATTGTTTCCCACAAGGCCACCATCCGGATCATGCTCTGTAGTCTGATGGGTATCGATGTGGGCCGTTATCGCGATCGGTTTGAAATGCCCGTGGCCGCCGTCAGTATCGTCGAATTAGGCAGTCGTGGCCCGCTTTTCCATGGCATCGGTTTACGTTCCCACCTCAGTGAGTACCTGCGTTCTCTCCCCTGCACCTAA
- a CDS encoding histidine phosphatase family protein translates to MSLKLYFLRHGETTASQTGSFCGRLDLELTPAGYEMAKDFALAYRDVPWTGIYSSPLKRTMATATPLSELLGIPIHKREGLKEIAYGQWEGKTAAEVNQEFHDDYVRWLADPGWNSPTGGEKGIDIARRSSEVLEEIDHHHDDGHILIVSHKATIRIVLCSLLGIDIGRYRDRIAMPVASVTIVELAEHGPLFQVMGDRSHIRNDLRSRAGT, encoded by the coding sequence ATGAGTCTAAAACTTTACTTTTTGCGTCATGGCGAAACTACAGCCAGTCAAACGGGTAGTTTTTGCGGTCGATTAGACTTGGAACTAACCCCGGCCGGCTATGAAATGGCCAAGGATTTCGCCCTTGCCTATCGAGATGTGCCTTGGACAGGTATCTATTCTAGTCCCCTCAAGCGCACCATGGCCACGGCCACCCCTTTAAGCGAACTCTTAGGTATTCCCATCCACAAACGGGAAGGATTAAAAGAGATTGCCTACGGTCAATGGGAGGGAAAAACCGCAGCCGAGGTTAATCAGGAGTTTCATGATGATTATGTGCGCTGGTTAGCAGATCCAGGCTGGAATTCTCCCACAGGAGGCGAAAAAGGCATCGATATCGCTCGTCGTAGTTCGGAAGTATTAGAGGAAATCGACCATCATCACGATGATGGCCATATTTTGATCGTTTCCCATAAAGCAACGATCCGAATCGTGTTATGTTCTCTTTTAGGCATTGATATCGGCCGTTATCGCGATCGAATTGCCATGCCCGTGGCCTCGGTAACGATCGTCGAATTAGCCGAACATGGTCCCCTCTTTCAAGTCATGGGCGATCGCTCTCACATCCGCAATGACCTGCGCTCCCGAGCGGGAACCTAA
- a CDS encoding YraN family protein — protein sequence MTTVGELGENLVADWLQLQQWHILQRRWRSAGGEIDLIVLSKSQATLAFVEVKTRSAGNWDLGGKLAINDRKQGKIYQAAQIFLAFYPQWSDLSCRFDVALVSCQKSSLLALPEFSLDYPCQLQAGYQLQLQEYLVAVF from the coding sequence ATGACAACCGTGGGGGAATTGGGCGAAAATTTGGTGGCGGATTGGTTGCAATTACAGCAATGGCATATTCTCCAGCGTCGTTGGCGTAGTGCTGGCGGTGAAATCGATTTAATCGTCTTGTCTAAATCCCAAGCGACTCTCGCTTTCGTCGAGGTGAAAACCCGCAGTGCTGGCAATTGGGATTTAGGGGGCAAATTAGCGATCAATGACCGTAAACAAGGTAAAATTTACCAAGCTGCCCAGATATTTCTCGCCTTTTATCCCCAATGGTCTGATTTAAGCTGTCGCTTCGATGTGGCGTTAGTTAGTTGTCAAAAAAGTTCTCTATTAGCTTTACCTGAGTTTTCCCTTGATTATCCCTGTCAGCTACAGGCAGGTTATCAATTGCAATTACAGGAATATCTCGTGGCGGTTTTCTAA
- a CDS encoding DUF2996 domain-containing protein — MAEETTTPATPAAEAAKPAQPAAAKKPKEPTVEEKPFAQFIEQHFQPALAAALQKLGISDIKLSFKQDKIPVQGFSSSPCWQLTGNWLEGMRQFSIYFLEENINGKKAFSQAEGGAQPSTLESFMIDERKVSLDLLLFYTLQRLNGQKWLTRN, encoded by the coding sequence ATGGCAGAAGAAACCACCACCCCCGCAACTCCGGCAGCAGAAGCAGCAAAACCGGCTCAACCTGCGGCTGCTAAAAAACCCAAGGAGCCAACCGTCGAGGAAAAACCCTTCGCTCAATTTATTGAGCAGCATTTTCAGCCCGCACTGGCGGCAGCCTTGCAAAAGCTCGGTATAAGTGATATAAAGCTGTCCTTTAAACAGGATAAAATTCCCGTGCAGGGCTTTTCTAGCTCTCCCTGTTGGCAGTTAACTGGCAATTGGCTCGAGGGAATGCGTCAATTTAGCATTTATTTTTTGGAAGAAAACATCAATGGTAAAAAAGCTTTTTCTCAAGCTGAGGGCGGTGCTCAACCTAGTACACTTGAATCATTTATGATCGATGAAAGGAAAGTTAGTCTTGATTTACTGTTGTTTTACACCCTGCAACGGCTTAACGGTCAAAAGTGGTTGACTAGAAACTAA
- a CDS encoding pentapeptide repeat-containing protein: MIASELASLIIGIEENVRPESEYYGKLVEWREKYQTWHYRIGLSDTHFFSLGNLEKQELQLLKRHDIRDFDLRILPDVKSPFESDEVIERLKYALRWLDDLPENSSQKTITGKELAFQILTGNPDYHYSGDTKLIRPDLSYEDYLKLFAPKLQHSKLGDFLGNRKNWPYIFLSLFTFLIVVAIGLINDGYGFVPDMPWLRWILFLLLFLLILAIVAIVSNWIANFKWSGFQKKSFWDWLQLLIVPLMLALGAFYLNSAADFRDSQIAQEQKHQEILTDYFSKMQDLIVETKKSKQTPGSKESNSEERLLTEFRPTAQALTLSVLEQLDGKRKGKVIIYLAESQLITVDNNKPYPQPEINLYGANLKGMVLNDVDQVETVNKKPLGVVIDKADITNSNIKKVKLFEGSQLRESDFSEANLTDVYFTGADMQGAKFIKSQMTDVDLSNTNLTSANFDNVETTKITISPETKLDDACVTKGEIVLNTIPFKTTIKKCEKRLESGSISFTR; encoded by the coding sequence ATGATAGCTTCAGAGTTGGCTTCTTTAATTATCGGCATTGAAGAAAATGTGCGACCGGAAAGTGAATATTATGGCAAGCTGGTCGAATGGCGAGAAAAATATCAAACGTGGCATTATAGAATTGGCTTATCGGACACGCATTTCTTTAGTTTGGGAAATCTAGAAAAACAAGAACTGCAACTCCTAAAACGCCACGATATTCGTGATTTTGACCTGAGAATTCTTCCTGATGTTAAATCACCCTTTGAAAGCGACGAAGTTATAGAACGACTTAAATATGCCTTAAGATGGTTAGATGATTTACCAGAAAACTCATCTCAGAAAACAATTACGGGTAAGGAATTGGCTTTCCAGATATTGACAGGCAATCCAGATTATCACTATTCTGGAGATACAAAACTAATTCGCCCCGACCTAAGTTATGAGGATTATTTAAAGCTATTTGCACCGAAGCTTCAACATAGCAAACTTGGAGATTTTTTAGGCAATCGAAAAAATTGGCCGTACATATTCTTGTCTTTGTTTACCTTTTTAATAGTTGTTGCGATTGGTCTAATAAATGATGGTTATGGGTTCGTCCCTGATATGCCCTGGCTAAGATGGATACTTTTCTTATTATTATTCCTACTTATTCTAGCCATTGTAGCGATAGTATCGAACTGGATAGCAAATTTTAAATGGTCGGGCTTTCAGAAAAAAAGTTTTTGGGATTGGCTACAATTATTGATAGTACCTCTAATGTTAGCTCTGGGTGCTTTCTATCTGAATTCTGCAGCCGACTTTAGAGATTCTCAAATTGCACAAGAGCAGAAACATCAGGAGATTTTGACGGATTATTTTTCCAAAATGCAAGATTTAATTGTAGAGACAAAAAAAAGCAAACAAACACCCGGTTCTAAAGAATCAAATTCAGAGGAAAGGTTACTGACAGAATTTAGACCGACCGCTCAAGCTTTAACTCTCTCTGTTTTAGAACAATTAGATGGCAAACGTAAAGGAAAAGTTATCATTTATTTAGCTGAATCGCAATTAATTACTGTTGATAATAACAAGCCATATCCTCAGCCAGAAATTAACTTATATGGAGCCAATCTCAAAGGTATGGTATTAAATGATGTTGATCAAGTTGAGACGGTGAATAAAAAGCCATTAGGAGTAGTAATTGATAAAGCGGACATAACGAACTCTAATATTAAAAAAGTAAAATTATTTGAGGGTTCACAACTACGAGAATCTGATTTTAGTGAAGCGAATCTAACAGATGTTTATTTCACTGGTGCTGATATGCAGGGTGCAAAATTTATCAAGAGTCAAATGACTGATGTAGATTTATCTAATACGAATTTAACGAGTGCAAATTTTGATAATGTCGAGACAACAAAGATAACAATTTCACCAGAAACTAAACTTGATGATGCTTGTGTTACCAAAGGAGAAATTGTTTTAAACACTATACCCTTTAAGACAACTATTAAGAAATGCGAGAAAAGACTTGAGAGTGGGAGCATCTCATTTACGCGATGA